From the Phosphitispora fastidiosa genome, the window GGAATGATCATCACCGGTCGCAGGCAGCGAAGCATCAAACGATTGCGCAACAAGAAATTGAAAGAACTGCAAAAGAAACTGGCCAAATGTGAAAAGGGCTCCCGTCAGTGGAAAAAATACCGCCGGGCTTTTAACTACATCTTAGCCAAGAGTAATGCCCAGTTGACTGATGTCCTCCATAAAACAACCCGCGAATTTGTTAACTGGTGCTTGGAAAATCAAGT encodes:
- a CDS encoding transposase, producing PPGKVKEIELIYDRGLQLAVTYDDSQGPKANNNLCIAAIDLGEIHTIVSVTDHGQGMIITGRRQRSIKRLRNKKLKELQKKLAKCEKGSRQWKKYRRAFNYILAKSNAQLTDVLHKTTREFVNWCLENQV